The Algoriphagus sanaruensis genome window below encodes:
- a CDS encoding ATP-dependent DNA ligase, whose protein sequence is MKHFASLITHLDQSNKTGDKLEALYQFFNRADEDEKLWAIALFSHRRPKRQVNTKQLRTWCQEEAKIPDWLFEESYQAVGDLAETISLLLPGATTSNPYNLAEWINKLSGLANQDEEAKRSLICQAWSCLDPTERFVFNKLITGGFRIGVSQNLLSQALAKYLNLDKSQVAHALMGNWSAESVTFSTLFDSESIQLDASKPYPFFLAHPLEEEADALGSPEDWQAEWKWDGIRGQLIRRNEETFIWSRGEELVNDKFPELLQLAEKLPVGTVLDGEIIAFQDGMPLPFGLLQTRIGRKNVTKKQLQEAPVSFIAYDLLEWSGKDIRSNSLKERRELLEELIEKKSFPNLELSKSISFSSWKELSNIRTYSRDHLAEGIMLKKLDSGYETGRKRGSWWKWKIDPLTIDGVLIYAQKGHGKRADLYTDYTFAVWDDEKLVPFAKAYSGLTDTEIREVDAFVKKNTRERFGPVRTVTAELVFEIAFEGIQESPRHKSGIALRFPRILRWRKDKPKEEANTIQDLKSLLKIYGGQPT, encoded by the coding sequence ATGAAACATTTTGCATCCCTAATTACACATTTGGATCAATCGAACAAGACAGGTGACAAACTGGAAGCGCTTTACCAATTCTTTAATCGAGCCGATGAGGATGAAAAACTTTGGGCAATAGCGCTGTTTTCTCATCGAAGACCCAAGCGGCAAGTCAACACCAAACAGCTACGTACCTGGTGCCAAGAGGAGGCAAAAATTCCAGACTGGCTTTTTGAAGAATCCTATCAAGCAGTAGGAGATTTGGCTGAGACTATTTCCCTTTTATTGCCTGGTGCAACGACTTCCAATCCTTATAATCTCGCAGAATGGATCAATAAATTAAGTGGATTAGCGAATCAAGATGAAGAAGCCAAAAGATCCTTGATTTGCCAGGCATGGTCTTGTCTAGATCCAACCGAACGATTTGTTTTCAACAAATTGATCACTGGAGGATTCCGAATCGGCGTAAGCCAAAATTTACTCAGTCAGGCACTAGCCAAGTATTTAAATCTTGACAAATCCCAAGTTGCTCACGCTTTGATGGGGAATTGGTCCGCTGAATCAGTGACATTCTCCACGCTCTTTGACAGCGAATCTATTCAGTTGGACGCATCAAAGCCCTATCCTTTTTTTCTGGCTCACCCATTGGAGGAGGAGGCAGATGCGCTTGGATCGCCTGAAGATTGGCAAGCAGAATGGAAATGGGATGGGATTCGAGGGCAATTGATTCGTAGGAATGAGGAAACCTTCATTTGGAGTCGTGGCGAGGAATTGGTTAATGATAAATTTCCAGAGTTGCTTCAACTCGCGGAAAAACTACCCGTTGGAACGGTACTCGATGGGGAAATCATCGCTTTTCAAGATGGAATGCCGCTCCCTTTTGGACTTCTTCAAACTAGGATTGGAAGAAAAAATGTTACTAAAAAACAGCTTCAGGAAGCCCCTGTAAGCTTTATTGCCTATGATTTATTAGAATGGAGCGGGAAAGATATCCGTTCTAATTCTCTTAAAGAGCGTCGTGAGTTATTGGAAGAATTGATAGAAAAAAAAAGCTTTCCTAACCTCGAACTCTCCAAGTCAATATCCTTTTCTTCTTGGAAAGAACTAAGCAACATTCGTACGTATTCCCGGGATCATTTGGCAGAAGGGATCATGCTCAAGAAGCTAGATTCAGGCTATGAAACTGGCCGAAAAAGGGGAAGCTGGTGGAAGTGGAAAATTGATCCTCTAACCATCGATGGAGTATTGATTTATGCCCAAAAAGGTCATGGAAAGCGCGCTGACTTATATACGGACTATACCTTTGCGGTATGGGACGATGAAAAACTAGTTCCTTTTGCCAAAGCTTACTCTGGGCTTACCGATACAGAAATTAGGGAGGTGGACGCATTTGTAAAAAAGAACACTCGGGAACGGTTTGGACCGGTTCGTACGGTTACCGCCGAATTGGTATTTGAAATTGCATTTGAAGGGATTCAAGAAAGTCCTCGTCACAAAAGTGGCATTGCTCTACGATTTCCAAGAATTTTGAGATGGAGGAAAGATAAACCCAAAGAAGAAGCCAATACAATTCAGGATTTAAAATCACTTTTGAAAATCTATGGAGGACAGCCGACTTAA
- a CDS encoding sodium:solute symporter family protein gives MLLTAIIIYLAITVAIGAWSSRLVKNSNDFVLAGRSLPLFLSASALFATWFGSETIFGASSVYLEDGLQGVIEDPFGGAMCLVLFGIFYLKPMYRMNVLTIGDVFRKIFGKRIEFFASAFMIPAYFGYVAAQLVALSLVLGTVTDLSLQQGILISAGIVVLYTFMGGMWAISITDFIQTTMIVIGLVWVAIMVAKEAGGVQEIFSKAPEESFQFFPENSLSGWIHYLGAWIILGLGSIPSQDIYQRVMSSKSEKVAVRSTYLAGLFYVSFGLLPLFIALGAKVLYPELYLENKQMLLPSMVLQHGGLPIQIVFFGALISAIMSTTSSGLLAPSAIISENLIRPYFGKKLSDRHFLWILRINILTVALIATTLASWESDIYELVAGASILMLVSLFVPLTAGIYWKKASKMGALMSMVFGMIVYLAAEKFSWTEENHLIGLLASAFSMILGTFAFPDKKTHLHELP, from the coding sequence TTGCTGCTCACGGCAATCATAATCTATCTGGCGATAACAGTCGCCATCGGGGCATGGTCCTCCCGCTTAGTCAAAAATTCAAATGACTTTGTACTTGCGGGGAGGTCCTTGCCTCTTTTTCTTTCTGCTTCTGCCCTTTTTGCCACTTGGTTTGGATCCGAAACCATTTTCGGAGCTTCGTCTGTGTATTTGGAAGATGGACTTCAGGGAGTAATTGAAGACCCATTTGGTGGGGCAATGTGCCTGGTCTTATTCGGAATATTTTACCTAAAACCCATGTATCGGATGAATGTCCTGACGATTGGGGACGTGTTTCGAAAGATCTTTGGCAAGCGAATTGAATTTTTTGCCTCGGCATTCATGATTCCAGCCTATTTCGGATATGTTGCTGCTCAACTGGTTGCTTTGAGCTTAGTTCTGGGCACAGTCACAGACCTCAGTCTTCAGCAAGGTATTTTAATTTCGGCCGGAATAGTGGTTTTATACACCTTTATGGGTGGTATGTGGGCGATTTCAATCACAGATTTTATTCAGACTACCATGATTGTGATTGGCTTAGTTTGGGTAGCAATAATGGTCGCAAAAGAAGCAGGTGGAGTGCAGGAAATTTTCTCCAAAGCCCCAGAAGAAAGCTTCCAGTTTTTTCCTGAAAACAGCTTATCCGGATGGATCCATTATCTGGGAGCTTGGATTATTCTTGGCCTGGGAAGTATACCCTCTCAGGACATTTACCAACGGGTCATGTCCTCCAAATCTGAAAAAGTCGCTGTAAGATCGACTTATCTAGCAGGTTTATTTTATGTAAGCTTTGGCTTATTGCCTTTATTTATTGCACTTGGAGCGAAAGTCTTGTATCCAGAACTTTATCTTGAAAACAAGCAGATGCTTCTACCTTCCATGGTCTTGCAACATGGAGGACTTCCTATTCAAATCGTATTTTTTGGAGCTTTGATTTCAGCCATCATGAGTACAACCAGTTCAGGATTATTGGCTCCATCTGCGATTATTTCAGAAAACCTGATTCGACCTTACTTCGGAAAGAAACTTAGTGATCGGCATTTTTTATGGATCCTTCGAATAAATATCTTAACAGTAGCTCTCATTGCGACCACTTTGGCCTCTTGGGAATCCGATATTTATGAATTGGTAGCAGGTGCCTCCATCTTGATGTTGGTCTCTTTATTTGTCCCTTTGACTGCAGGCATTTATTGGAAAAAAGCCTCTAAAATGGGGGCGCTGATGTCCATGGTTTTTGGAATGATCGTGTACTTGGCTGCAGAAAAATTTTCCTGGACAGAAGAAAATCATCTGATCGGACTTTTGGCAAGTGCATTTTCCATGATCCTCGGTACCTTTGCTTTCCCGGATAAAAAAACTCACCTCCATGAATTACCCTAA
- a CDS encoding TonB-dependent receptor — MIQKAISIFLLLFLATTSLWAQTCDLTLRGKILHQENDEAIIGAYIWVMETRTGAVSDENGNFVIKELCPGTYTLTIQYLGHKEIRQTINLSGNGLNQTFRMQEESMDLSGVEVHGHREAVQTTTAVSSIYGEELIQVRGQNLGESLKKIAGVTTFSTGNTISKPVIHGLHSNRIMILNNGIRLEGQQWGAEHAPEIDPFLADEITVIKGAETVRFGPEAMGGVILVNPPSLPTSKSSQTELNLIGSSNGRMGNAALSHMGGSQKIKGLGYRIQSSIKRAGNVRSPRYFQGNTGMEEINFSGSLGLSRDKFGGELYYSYFNSELGILRDAHTGNLSDLQTIIENGEPFNKPGFSYEIINPKQVVEHHLGKLKAHYHLKDHIKLNFQYGFQLNNRQEFDRRRGDLNSRPSLDLELFTNTLDLYVDHTRQNSWSGSIGINLIQQANSNVPGTGVTPLIPNYDMVNLGFYVIEKYLKGPLEIEVGGRFDARAVSAARYVGGNLETADLNYQNFSAFLGGAYQLSPYFSFTSNLGTAWRPPNINELFSQGLHHGAAAVEIGDQNLQSEKSLKWVNGLEYQGKKSVIELTAYVNQISNYIYLNPTGETYVSLRGTFNVYEYLQANALLYGIDLSGSYTFSDQLSGYFKGSIIRAKNTDTDTFFPFIPSDRMDWGLSYSFGKNKRPNSLTFSNLLVARQSREPIFDLAPAPPAYALFNASYFRKVSIKDQQNLTIGLQVSNLFNTEYKEYMNRFRYFTADMGRNIQLKINYKF; from the coding sequence GTGATTCAAAAAGCAATTTCCATTTTCCTGTTGCTCTTCCTAGCAACTACCTCACTTTGGGCACAAACCTGTGATTTGACCCTTAGGGGAAAAATATTGCATCAGGAAAATGATGAAGCCATCATTGGCGCCTACATCTGGGTCATGGAAACTCGCACAGGAGCAGTTTCAGATGAAAATGGGAATTTCGTCATCAAGGAATTATGCCCAGGTACTTACACCTTGACTATTCAATATCTAGGACATAAGGAAATCAGACAAACGATTAACTTATCCGGAAACGGGCTCAATCAAACTTTTCGAATGCAGGAAGAATCCATGGACTTGAGTGGCGTGGAGGTTCATGGACATCGAGAAGCAGTTCAAACCACTACGGCCGTATCCTCGATTTACGGAGAAGAATTGATTCAGGTAAGAGGTCAAAACTTGGGAGAAAGTCTTAAGAAAATTGCGGGAGTAACGACATTTTCGACTGGAAACACCATTTCCAAACCAGTGATTCATGGCTTACACAGCAACCGAATCATGATTTTAAATAATGGCATTCGCCTCGAAGGTCAACAATGGGGAGCTGAACATGCGCCAGAGATCGATCCCTTTCTTGCCGATGAAATCACAGTTATTAAAGGTGCAGAAACTGTTCGATTTGGACCTGAGGCAATGGGAGGCGTCATTTTAGTCAATCCACCTAGTCTCCCTACCTCCAAATCCTCCCAAACAGAACTCAACCTGATCGGTTCATCAAACGGTCGAATGGGAAATGCGGCACTATCCCATATGGGTGGTTCTCAAAAAATCAAAGGCCTTGGCTATCGAATCCAAAGCTCCATCAAACGTGCTGGAAATGTTCGATCACCTCGCTATTTCCAAGGAAATACAGGGATGGAAGAAATCAATTTTTCGGGATCGCTGGGATTAAGTCGGGACAAATTTGGAGGGGAACTGTACTACAGCTACTTCAATTCTGAACTCGGAATTCTTCGAGATGCGCACACTGGAAATTTATCTGATTTACAAACGATCATCGAAAATGGCGAGCCTTTTAACAAACCCGGATTTTCGTATGAAATCATCAATCCCAAGCAGGTCGTTGAGCACCATTTGGGCAAGTTGAAAGCGCACTATCATCTGAAGGATCATATCAAACTTAATTTTCAATATGGCTTTCAGTTGAATAACCGACAGGAATTTGACCGGAGAAGAGGAGATTTAAATAGTCGACCCAGCCTTGATCTCGAGCTATTTACCAACACTTTGGATCTTTATGTAGATCACACCAGACAAAACTCTTGGAGCGGTTCGATCGGTATCAATCTTATTCAACAAGCCAACTCTAATGTTCCTGGTACCGGAGTCACTCCATTGATTCCAAATTATGACATGGTTAATCTGGGATTCTATGTCATCGAAAAATACTTGAAAGGTCCTTTGGAAATTGAAGTAGGAGGCCGATTTGATGCAAGAGCTGTCTCTGCTGCGCGGTATGTAGGAGGAAATCTGGAAACTGCTGATTTAAACTATCAGAATTTCTCTGCATTTCTGGGAGGTGCCTACCAATTGAGCCCCTATTTCTCATTTACCTCAAACCTAGGCACGGCTTGGCGTCCACCTAATATTAATGAACTCTTCAGCCAAGGCCTTCACCATGGAGCCGCAGCGGTAGAAATTGGCGATCAAAACCTCCAATCCGAAAAATCTTTGAAATGGGTCAATGGGTTGGAATATCAAGGAAAAAAATCGGTGATTGAATTGACTGCTTATGTCAACCAAATCTCCAATTACATTTACCTCAATCCTACTGGAGAAACTTATGTCAGCCTTCGAGGTACTTTCAATGTGTATGAATACTTGCAGGCGAATGCCTTATTATATGGAATTGACCTAAGTGGAAGCTATACCTTTTCAGATCAATTAAGCGGGTATTTTAAAGGATCCATTATTCGGGCTAAAAATACAGACACCGATACTTTCTTCCCGTTCATTCCTTCGGATCGAATGGACTGGGGGCTTTCTTACAGTTTCGGGAAAAACAAACGTCCAAATTCCTTGACCTTTTCAAACCTTTTAGTGGCAAGACAAAGTAGAGAACCCATTTTTGATCTGGCTCCTGCTCCACCAGCTTATGCCCTTTTCAATGCATCCTATTTCAGAAAAGTAAGCATCAAAGACCAGCAAAATTTAACGATCGGTCTTCAGGTCTCAAACCTATTTAATACCGAATACAAGGAATACATGAACCGCTTTCGGTATTTCACCGCTGATATGGGGAGAAACATTCAACTAAAAATCAACTATAAATTCTAA
- a CDS encoding class I SAM-dependent rRNA methyltransferase has product MNYPKIILQKGKEISLYRRHHWVFSGAIAKADPNLENGDLVAVFSSKNEFLGIGYFAQGSIMVRIISFTEQEINQEFWTSRIQSAFDLRKNLGLTDQEETNVYRLVHGEGDLVPGLVIDFYNGTAVIQAHQIGIHRHIEQIAEALRQVYGKGLKGIYDKSAETLPRNYEGSTNDWIWGKADTDLVKEYGASYRIDWEKGQKTGFFIDQRENRKLVSQYSKGKKVLNTFCYSGGFSVLALQEGAKEVHSVDISAKAIELTEENVALNSGFEGKHESIVADVVKYIREIGEDFDLIVLDPPAFAKNLKARHNAIQAYKRLNAEALKKIKSGGILFTFSCSQVVDKQLFAHTIASAAMETKRTIKILHQLSQPADHPVNIYHPETEYLKGLVLYVE; this is encoded by the coding sequence ATGAATTACCCTAAAATCATCCTTCAAAAAGGAAAAGAAATCTCACTTTATCGTAGACATCATTGGGTCTTTTCAGGGGCTATTGCAAAGGCAGATCCGAACTTGGAAAATGGAGACTTAGTTGCCGTTTTTTCATCAAAAAATGAATTCTTGGGAATCGGATATTTCGCTCAAGGATCTATTATGGTTCGGATTATTTCTTTTACCGAGCAGGAGATCAATCAGGAATTCTGGACGAGTCGAATTCAATCCGCATTCGATTTGCGAAAAAATTTGGGACTAACCGATCAGGAAGAAACCAATGTGTATCGATTGGTTCATGGAGAAGGAGATTTGGTCCCAGGATTGGTGATCGACTTCTACAATGGAACAGCCGTGATTCAAGCACATCAGATCGGAATCCACCGTCACATCGAACAAATAGCCGAAGCGCTACGCCAAGTCTATGGAAAAGGGCTGAAAGGAATTTATGACAAAAGTGCCGAAACCCTCCCAAGAAATTACGAGGGCAGTACGAACGACTGGATTTGGGGAAAAGCAGATACAGACCTTGTCAAAGAATATGGGGCCAGCTATCGGATCGATTGGGAAAAGGGTCAAAAAACAGGCTTTTTCATTGATCAGCGCGAAAACAGAAAATTGGTTTCTCAATACTCAAAAGGAAAAAAGGTATTGAATACCTTCTGCTATTCAGGAGGATTCTCTGTTTTGGCACTCCAAGAAGGAGCCAAAGAGGTTCACTCCGTGGATATTTCTGCCAAAGCCATCGAACTTACCGAGGAAAATGTGGCCTTAAATTCAGGTTTTGAAGGAAAACATGAATCCATCGTCGCGGACGTGGTCAAATACATCCGGGAGATCGGTGAAGACTTTGACTTGATTGTATTAGACCCTCCTGCATTCGCCAAAAATCTAAAAGCCAGGCACAATGCCATTCAAGCATATAAAAGATTGAATGCAGAAGCGCTGAAGAAAATCAAGTCGGGCGGAATTCTATTTACCTTCTCCTGTAGTCAAGTGGTGGATAAGCAATTGTTTGCACACACCATCGCATCCGCAGCTATGGAAACCAAGCGAACCATCAAAATCCTTCATCAATTATCTCAACCAGCAGATCATCCGGTAAATATTTACCATCCTGAAACTGAATATTTAAAAGGGCTCGTGCTGTATGTCGAGTAG
- a CDS encoding ABC-F family ATP-binding cassette domain-containing protein: MISVDNLSLKFGKRTLFEDVNLKFTPGNCYGVIGANGAGKSTFLKILSGEIDSTSGAINITPGQRMAVLKQNHFEFDEVEVLKTVLMGHKKLYSIMEEKDAIYMKADFTEEDGLRASELEAEFAEMDGWNAESDAAALLSGLGISEDLHYMQMKDLAGNQKVRVLLAQALFGNPDILILDEPTNDLDAETIVWLEDFLIDFKNLVIVVSHDRHFLDTVSTHIVDIDFGKIKIFSGNYSFWYESSQLALKQRSDQNKKADEKRKELQEFIARFSANVAKSRQATARKKMLEKLNVDEIEPSSRKYPGIIFKPEREAGDQIFMTEGLELKENGTTYFTDVNLMVDKGDKIAFISKTKQAVNKFFEVIMEDGQKPSKGTYKWGVTINKAYLPNENSKYFNSELNLIDWLRQYSTNQEEAYVRTFLGRMLFTGEETFKKCTVLSGGEKVRCMISRMMLQNPNLLVMDEPTNHLDLESITAFNNAIIEFQGTVLMTSYDHTFVQSSCNRIVEFTPNGTIDRRMSYDDYLGSDEIKALREKMYGKS; this comes from the coding sequence ATGATTTCAGTAGATAATCTTTCCCTCAAGTTTGGCAAGCGAACGCTTTTTGAAGACGTCAACCTCAAATTCACTCCCGGCAATTGCTATGGGGTGATTGGTGCCAACGGAGCAGGAAAATCCACCTTTTTAAAAATCCTCTCAGGAGAAATTGACTCCACTAGTGGTGCCATCAACATTACCCCTGGGCAGCGAATGGCTGTTCTAAAACAAAATCACTTTGAGTTTGACGAAGTTGAGGTTCTTAAGACTGTGTTGATGGGCCATAAGAAACTTTATTCAATCATGGAAGAAAAGGATGCCATCTACATGAAAGCTGATTTCACCGAAGAAGATGGTCTCCGAGCTTCTGAGCTTGAAGCTGAATTTGCCGAAATGGATGGATGGAACGCGGAATCCGATGCCGCAGCACTTTTATCAGGCTTAGGAATTTCTGAGGATTTGCACTACATGCAAATGAAGGACTTGGCAGGTAATCAAAAAGTTCGGGTTCTTTTGGCTCAGGCACTATTTGGTAATCCTGATATTTTGATTCTTGACGAACCTACCAACGACCTAGATGCTGAAACCATCGTATGGCTGGAGGATTTCTTGATTGACTTCAAAAACTTGGTGATTGTAGTCTCTCACGATCGTCACTTTCTAGATACTGTTTCCACACACATTGTGGACATTGATTTTGGGAAGATCAAAATCTTCTCCGGAAACTATTCCTTCTGGTATGAATCCTCTCAATTGGCATTGAAGCAGCGATCAGACCAGAATAAGAAAGCAGATGAGAAGCGAAAAGAACTTCAGGAGTTCATCGCGAGGTTCTCTGCCAACGTGGCCAAATCCAGACAAGCTACTGCACGGAAAAAGATGCTTGAAAAACTCAACGTGGATGAAATTGAGCCTTCCAGCAGAAAATATCCGGGAATTATATTCAAGCCTGAGCGCGAAGCGGGAGATCAGATTTTTATGACTGAAGGTCTTGAGCTAAAAGAAAATGGTACCACCTACTTTACCGATGTAAACCTGATGGTGGACAAAGGAGATAAAATCGCCTTTATTTCCAAGACCAAGCAAGCGGTAAATAAATTCTTTGAAGTAATCATGGAAGATGGTCAAAAGCCATCCAAAGGAACTTATAAGTGGGGAGTGACGATCAATAAGGCCTACCTTCCAAACGAAAACTCTAAATACTTCAATTCTGAACTGAATCTAATTGACTGGCTCAGACAATATTCTACCAATCAGGAAGAAGCTTATGTAAGAACCTTCTTGGGTAGAATGCTCTTCACGGGCGAAGAAACTTTCAAGAAGTGTACAGTTCTTTCCGGTGGGGAAAAAGTTCGCTGCATGATTTCAAGAATGATGCTTCAGAATCCTAACCTTTTGGTGATGGATGAGCCAACCAACCACCTTGATTTGGAATCTATCACGGCATTCAACAATGCAATTATCGAGTTTCAAGGAACCGTTTTGATGACTTCGTATGACCACACCTTTGTGCAGTCTTCCTGTAATCGAATCGTAGAATTTACTCCGAATGGAACCATTGACCGAAGAATGAGCTACGACGACTATCTTGGAAGCGACGAAATCAAGGCTCTTCGTGAGAAAATGTACGGTAAAAGCTAA